A single genomic interval of Lewinellaceae bacterium harbors:
- a CDS encoding OFA family MFS transporter, with protein MKGLLIRNRWLVVIGAILIQLALGAIYSWSVFTQILTDTDGLYQFSATQAAWVFSAGLAVFAIVMVLAGRWQALAGPRLVSLAGGLLLGLGYVLGGFFGATFWAQLCFIGIVGGAGIGLAYVVPIAVGVKWFPDKKGLIAGLAVAGFGFGATIWVKLAGSWFGGLLNTAEVFGLPAVQSVFVIYGFAFAALVFLGSLVMVNPPEGYVPGRWAPPEPEDVLAGRKVEYSAARMLKTPQFYMLWTVFIFSALAGLMVIYCIKLFGIDALSFNGVADAGVITGTAMAWYAIFNGMGRIAWGAVSDRIGRKSAIIAMTVFQGAAMLAMYHGFIHFGMALGFVIAASVVGFNFGGNFALFPAITADYFGNKRVGSNYGWMFTAYGIAGIAGPQLAGLFKDAAENSADPKVWMAPFIVAGIACLIGALIMMMAQPPRHDPVEKEEQKPRFAGRRVKKAAA; from the coding sequence ATGAAAGGTCTATTGATCCGTAACCGTTGGCTGGTCGTGATCGGAGCCATTTTGATTCAACTCGCGCTGGGCGCCATTTATTCTTGGTCGGTGTTTACCCAGATACTGACCGATACCGATGGGCTTTACCAGTTCTCTGCTACTCAGGCGGCCTGGGTATTTTCTGCTGGACTGGCCGTCTTTGCCATTGTGATGGTGCTGGCGGGCAGGTGGCAGGCGTTGGCCGGGCCCCGCCTGGTGTCTTTGGCCGGTGGATTGTTGCTGGGGTTGGGGTACGTTCTGGGCGGCTTTTTCGGGGCCACCTTCTGGGCGCAGTTGTGTTTCATTGGCATAGTGGGTGGCGCCGGTATTGGCCTGGCTTATGTGGTGCCGATCGCGGTAGGCGTGAAGTGGTTTCCAGATAAAAAAGGCCTGATCGCCGGGCTGGCAGTGGCCGGCTTCGGCTTTGGCGCCACCATCTGGGTGAAGCTGGCAGGTTCCTGGTTTGGAGGGCTGCTGAATACGGCGGAAGTATTCGGCCTGCCTGCCGTTCAGAGCGTTTTTGTCATTTACGGGTTTGCTTTTGCCGCCCTGGTATTTCTGGGCAGCCTGGTGATGGTTAACCCCCCGGAGGGATACGTGCCCGGAAGATGGGCACCGCCCGAACCGGAAGATGTTTTAGCAGGCAGAAAGGTAGAATACTCCGCCGCCAGGATGTTGAAAACGCCTCAGTTCTATATGCTTTGGACGGTATTTATTTTTTCAGCGCTGGCCGGCTTGATGGTCATCTATTGCATCAAACTGTTCGGGATCGACGCCCTTTCTTTCAATGGGGTGGCCGATGCAGGAGTGATCACCGGCACGGCCATGGCCTGGTACGCCATTTTTAACGGTATGGGCCGGATTGCCTGGGGCGCAGTATCCGACCGCATCGGCCGGAAATCTGCTATTATCGCCATGACGGTATTTCAGGGCGCGGCCATGCTGGCTATGTATCATGGCTTTATACACTTCGGCATGGCCCTGGGCTTCGTCATCGCAGCTTCAGTGGTCGGCTTCAACTTCGGCGGCAACTTCGCCCTTTTCCCGGCAATCACCGCCGACTATTTTGGCAACAAACGGGTGGGCAGCAACTACGGCTGGATGTTTACCGCCTATGGTATTGCCGGCATTGCCGGGCCCCAGCTAGCTGGCTTGTTCAAAGATGCTGCCGAAAACAGCGCGGACCCTAAAGTATGGATGGCGCCCTTTATCGTCGCCGGCATTGCCTGC
- a CDS encoding OsmC family protein, with translation MKIEIKRLDDAFHLQAINESGLTLESDGAESIGGHNLAMRPMQMLLSSLGSCSAIDVILLLRKQRQQLDDIQLTITAEREKDKSPSLFTDIHVHYKLFGPLDEKKVKRAVDLSMEKLCSVKLILEKTARITWSWEVLG, from the coding sequence ATGAAAATAGAAATCAAACGCCTCGACGACGCCTTCCACCTCCAGGCCATCAACGAATCCGGCCTGACGCTGGAATCGGACGGCGCCGAATCCATCGGAGGCCACAACCTGGCCATGCGCCCCATGCAGATGTTACTCTCCTCCCTGGGCAGTTGCAGCGCCATCGACGTGATCCTGCTCCTGCGCAAACAACGCCAGCAATTGGACGACATACAGCTCACCATAACCGCCGAACGGGAAAAGGACAAGTCGCCCTCTCTCTTTACCGATATCCACGTCCACTACAAGCTCTTCGGCCCGCTGGACGAGAAAAAAGTGAAACGAGCGGTAGATTTGTCTATGGAAAAGCTCTGCTCGGTAAAGCTGATACTGGAAAAGACGGCGAGGATTACGTGGAGTTGGGAGGTTTTGGGATAG
- a CDS encoding glucose 1-dehydrogenase — protein sequence MNHWTLQGKTAIVAGASKGIGKATTEELLRHGAEVLFLARSEDLIREAEEEFKGKGWKAYGMVADIGEEKERIAIVEKAKALWGSLDILVNNVGTNVRKPTLEATFEDLRHVMDINAGTAFDLCRRLHPLLKKEGGGCIINVASIAAMTGVMWTTGIYAMSKAAMNRMTQYLAVDWGGDGIRVNSVNPWFINTARVERVMKVPEKVQQINEATPLGRVGEPEEVARVIAFLAMPAASYLTGLNLPVDGGFSQVGIL from the coding sequence ATGAACCACTGGACTCTGCAAGGCAAAACCGCCATCGTCGCCGGCGCCAGCAAAGGCATCGGCAAAGCCACCACCGAAGAATTGCTGCGCCACGGCGCTGAGGTGCTATTTCTGGCGCGTTCTGAAGATTTGATCCGGGAGGCGGAAGAGGAATTCAAGGGCAAAGGCTGGAAAGCTTATGGCATGGTAGCCGATATCGGAGAGGAAAAAGAGCGCATCGCTATTGTCGAGAAAGCAAAGGCGCTGTGGGGCAGCCTGGATATCCTGGTCAACAATGTAGGCACGAATGTGCGCAAGCCCACCCTGGAAGCCACCTTCGAAGACCTGCGGCACGTCATGGACATCAACGCAGGCACGGCTTTCGACCTGTGCCGCCGCCTGCATCCTCTGCTGAAGAAGGAGGGCGGAGGATGCATCATTAACGTAGCCTCCATCGCCGCCATGACCGGGGTAATGTGGACGACGGGCATCTACGCCATGTCTAAAGCCGCCATGAACCGCATGACCCAATACCTGGCTGTCGACTGGGGCGGAGACGGCATCCGCGTCAATTCGGTCAATCCCTGGTTCATCAACACCGCCCGGGTGGAGCGCGTGATGAAAGTGCCGGAAAAGGTACAGCAGATCAACGAAGCCACGCCGCTGGGCAGGGTAGGAGAGCCGGAGGAGGTCGCCCGGGTGATTGCCTTCCTGGCTATGCCGGCCGCGTCTTACCTGACCGGGTTGAATTTGCCGGTGGACGGTGGGTTTTCGCAGGTGGGGATTCTGTGA
- a CDS encoding VCBS repeat-containing protein: MMLKKAVAYFLYCGFLILACCQPKPENDSPRRPDGETLAKIHCAACHQYPAPELLPRATWEEHVLPRMGYMLGIYPDENTRAGLIEPGPGGQAILAANTFPEAPLLDTAAWQKIRAFYLSRAPQALPLPKRGAISQELSLFRAEFPGYYLSPPSATLVHCTKNGVYIGDANSRSLYRFDGELALQQAAKVREGAVSLDETAQDLRLTVMGSFSPTDAPSGFILDLPKAGGRPPFLLLEGLQRPVHSAFADLNGDGREDIVICEFAKWTGCLAWWEQNAGGGYTKRLLRDRPGAIRAEVQDFNGDGLPDILALFGQGDEGFYLYHNEGQGRFREERVLQFPPSYGSSSFSLFDCNADGHPDIIYTCGDNADYPPVLKPYHGIRIFQNDGNMQFEEAFFYPLHGAYGAIPRDFDRDGDLDIAAISFFPNFKNQPNESFVFLENAGDGNYRPYTFPLAGLGRWIVLDAGDIDGDGDEDIVLGSLAFEVIPDNGEVEKWVKNGIPFAVLRNQLR, translated from the coding sequence ATGATGCTAAAAAAAGCTGTTGCGTATTTTCTATACTGCGGGTTTCTAATTCTTGCCTGTTGCCAACCCAAGCCGGAAAATGACAGCCCCCGGCGCCCCGACGGCGAAACCCTGGCAAAAATCCACTGCGCCGCCTGCCACCAGTACCCGGCGCCGGAACTGCTGCCCCGCGCTACCTGGGAGGAGCACGTACTGCCCCGCATGGGCTACATGCTCGGCATCTATCCGGATGAGAACACCCGCGCCGGGCTCATCGAACCAGGGCCGGGAGGGCAGGCCATTCTGGCCGCCAATACTTTTCCGGAAGCCCCCCTGCTCGACACCGCCGCCTGGCAGAAAATCCGGGCGTTCTACCTCAGCCGGGCGCCGCAGGCCTTACCCTTGCCGAAGAGGGGCGCCATCAGCCAGGAGCTAAGCCTTTTCCGGGCCGAATTTCCGGGCTATTACCTCTCCCCGCCCAGCGCCACGCTGGTGCATTGCACAAAAAACGGCGTTTACATCGGCGACGCCAACAGCCGCAGCCTCTACCGCTTCGACGGGGAGCTGGCCCTGCAGCAGGCCGCCAAGGTGCGGGAAGGCGCCGTATCGCTCGATGAAACGGCCCAGGATTTGCGCCTCACCGTCATGGGCTCCTTTTCTCCTACCGACGCGCCCTCCGGTTTCATTCTGGACCTGCCCAAAGCGGGCGGGCGCCCTCCGTTCCTTCTTCTGGAGGGGCTGCAGCGCCCGGTGCACAGCGCCTTCGCCGACCTCAACGGAGACGGGCGGGAAGACATCGTCATCTGCGAATTCGCCAAATGGACCGGCTGCCTCGCCTGGTGGGAACAAAATGCCGGCGGCGGCTACACCAAACGCCTGCTCCGCGACAGGCCCGGCGCCATCCGCGCTGAAGTGCAGGACTTCAACGGAGACGGCCTGCCGGATATCCTGGCCCTCTTCGGGCAGGGCGATGAGGGGTTTTACCTTTATCATAATGAAGGCCAGGGGCGGTTTCGGGAAGAGCGGGTACTGCAGTTCCCGCCCTCCTACGGTTCCAGTTCTTTCTCGTTATTTGATTGCAATGCAGACGGCCATCCCGACATCATCTACACCTGCGGAGACAATGCCGATTATCCGCCCGTCCTTAAACCCTACCATGGCATCCGCATTTTCCAAAACGATGGCAATATGCAGTTCGAGGAGGCCTTCTTCTACCCTCTCCACGGCGCCTACGGAGCCATCCCCCGTGATTTCGACCGGGACGGCGACCTGGACATTGCCGCCATTTCCTTTTTTCCGAACTTTAAAAACCAACCAAATGAAAGCTTTGTGTTTCTGGAGAATGCCGGAGATGGCAACTACCGGCCCTACACCTTCCCCCTGGCCGGCCTTGGCCGCTGGATTGTACTGGACGCCGGCGACATCGACGGGGATGGGGATGAGGACATTGTGCTGGGCAGCCTCGCCTTCGAAGTGATCCCCGACAATGGAGAAGTAGAAAAGTGGGTGAAGAATGGGATACCGTTTGCGGTGTTGCGCAATCAGTTGAGATAG
- a CDS encoding YcaQ family DNA glycosylase gives MHPISLHQARALAIHSQGLTAAQNFKGKAGALSAIEQIGYAQIDTLSVVNRAHHHVLWSRVDKYQPHHLHSLVKEKAIFEYWAHAAAYLPMRDYRFTIPRQEEVRASDGMWHQRNPKLIAYALDRIRAEGPLMSRDFAKGDSRLYFGNNKEGWSASAISHTLFQLFMEGELMVVSRKGFQKVYDLTERALPAEVDTRRPSREDYIRHLIERDIRAHGLLRASEMGYLIKNSTADINRQLAEMVEAGELIVLALEGSAQPYYTFPSALENLDTIPRERRIRILSPFDNLIIQRKRLEELFGFSYTLECYVPKDKRKVGYFSLPLLRGTEFVGQVDLKTVRKTKVLWIKNLVWEERKAEQEHLWKSLAKSLKDFAAFNECESIDSEAILPDWGRNIVIWNADAAD, from the coding sequence ATGCACCCGATCAGCCTCCACCAAGCCCGCGCCCTGGCCATCCATAGCCAGGGATTGACCGCTGCCCAGAACTTCAAGGGCAAAGCGGGCGCGCTGAGCGCTATCGAACAGATCGGCTACGCCCAGATCGATACCCTCTCGGTTGTAAACCGGGCCCACCACCACGTCCTCTGGAGCCGGGTGGACAAGTACCAACCCCATCACCTGCACAGTTTAGTAAAAGAAAAAGCCATCTTCGAATACTGGGCCCACGCCGCTGCCTATCTGCCCATGCGGGATTACCGCTTTACCATTCCCCGCCAGGAGGAAGTCCGGGCCAGCGACGGCATGTGGCACCAGCGCAACCCAAAGCTGATCGCCTACGCCCTGGACCGCATCCGGGCAGAAGGGCCGCTGATGTCCCGTGATTTTGCCAAGGGAGACAGCAGGCTCTATTTCGGCAACAATAAGGAAGGCTGGTCGGCCTCGGCCATCAGCCATACCCTGTTCCAGCTATTCATGGAGGGCGAGCTGATGGTGGTTTCCCGCAAAGGTTTTCAGAAAGTATACGACCTGACGGAACGGGCCCTGCCCGCTGAGGTAGACACCCGCCGCCCCAGCCGGGAGGATTACATCCGCCATCTGATCGAACGGGACATCCGGGCTCATGGCCTGCTCCGGGCCAGTGAGATGGGCTACCTCATCAAAAATTCTACTGCTGATATCAACCGGCAACTGGCGGAAATGGTGGAGGCCGGCGAGCTGATTGTGCTGGCCTTAGAAGGGTCCGCCCAGCCCTACTATACCTTTCCTTCTGCTCTGGAAAACCTGGACACCATTCCTCGTGAGCGCCGCATCCGCATTCTCTCTCCCTTCGACAACCTCATCATCCAGCGCAAACGCCTGGAGGAACTCTTTGGCTTTTCCTACACGCTGGAGTGCTACGTGCCCAAAGACAAACGCAAGGTGGGCTACTTCAGCCTGCCCCTGCTGCGCGGCACCGAATTCGTCGGGCAGGTCGACCTGAAAACAGTGCGCAAAACCAAAGTGCTGTGGATCAAAAACCTGGTGTGGGAGGAAAGAAAAGCGGAACAGGAGCATTTGTGGAAGAGCCTGGCCAAAAGCCTGAAGGATTTTGCCGCCTTCAACGAATGTGAAAGCATTGATTCGGAAGCGATATTGCCGGATTGGGGCAGGAACATCGTTATTTGGAACGCGGATGCCGCGGATTAG
- a CDS encoding zinc-binding dehydrogenase: MKAWQIKSYGSTGVFQLNDIPDPQPKAGWVLIDIKAFGINRSELYTRQGHSGDAVTLPRVLGIECVGLVADGGGTDLKPGQKVAAAMGNMGRLFDGGYAEKTLIPRSNVYPVDTSLDWATFGALPETYLTAWGVLKEAIDLPPGGSLLVRGGTSSVGLACTSIAKEMGCTVLATTRKEDKVPILKKAGVDHVLMDSGKVESQVKAIFPKGVNGVVELVGKQNTIMDCLQCTAPKGTVGLVGFLGDSWEYQFFPWMPSTVKLTIYSSETLHTDYATPVLQTIAGRVAQGIYRPNIHQVFSFEELPQAHEMMEQNRAAGKLVVRV, from the coding sequence ATGAAAGCATGGCAAATCAAATCCTACGGTTCCACCGGCGTTTTTCAACTCAACGACATCCCTGATCCTCAACCCAAAGCAGGTTGGGTGTTGATCGACATCAAAGCCTTCGGCATCAACCGGAGTGAATTGTATACCCGGCAGGGGCACTCCGGCGATGCCGTCACCCTTCCCCGCGTACTGGGCATCGAATGCGTCGGCCTAGTGGCGGACGGCGGCGGCACTGATCTGAAACCCGGCCAGAAAGTGGCGGCCGCCATGGGCAATATGGGCCGGCTGTTCGATGGAGGCTATGCCGAAAAAACGCTGATCCCCAGAAGCAATGTCTATCCCGTCGATACCAGCCTGGACTGGGCCACCTTCGGCGCCCTGCCGGAAACCTACCTTACCGCCTGGGGGGTGCTCAAAGAAGCCATCGACCTGCCGCCTGGCGGTTCGTTGCTGGTCAGAGGAGGTACGTCATCGGTAGGCCTGGCGTGTACTTCCATCGCCAAAGAGATGGGCTGTACGGTACTGGCCACTACCCGGAAGGAAGACAAAGTGCCCATTCTTAAGAAGGCCGGCGTGGATCACGTGCTGATGGACTCCGGCAAGGTAGAAAGCCAGGTGAAGGCCATCTTCCCGAAGGGCGTTAACGGGGTGGTCGAACTGGTGGGCAAACAAAATACGATCATGGACTGCCTGCAGTGCACTGCCCCTAAAGGAACAGTTGGCCTGGTGGGCTTCCTGGGCGACAGTTGGGAGTATCAATTCTTCCCCTGGATGCCGTCTACTGTAAAGCTGACCATTTACAGTTCGGAAACCTTGCATACCGATTATGCGACGCCGGTATTGCAAACCATAGCAGGCCGGGTGGCACAGGGCATCTATCGCCCCAATATCCATCAGGTATTCTCCTTTGAAGAGCTGCCCCAGGCTCACGAGATGATGGAGCAGAACCGGGCGGCGGGCAAGTTGGTGGTGAGGGTGTGA
- a CDS encoding LytTR family transcriptional regulator DNA-binding domain-containing protein, with translation MMKNAVSPQAENALIKKLIEKLASLDLNLYANQLIARVDKLYPLIAHSEKSFLKVSTKRGFVMFRSSDILRIETHSSYAKRKGGEARNGDGNLTHIFTKWGGHFQMARKVCEWKALLKPEDSFLQTHQSHIVNTQHIRRVYDEDGMVVELVNGEAIPVSRKFRGEVMSRLLENPPRLSDT, from the coding sequence ATGATGAAAAATGCTGTTTCTCCCCAAGCTGAAAACGCTTTGATTAAGAAACTGATTGAAAAACTCGCCTCATTAGACCTCAACCTTTACGCGAATCAGCTGATTGCGCGGGTAGATAAATTGTACCCGCTCATAGCTCATTCCGAAAAATCGTTCCTGAAAGTCTCCACCAAGAGAGGATTTGTCATGTTCCGCAGTTCTGATATCCTCCGGATTGAGACCCACAGTTCCTATGCCAAAAGAAAGGGCGGGGAAGCCAGGAACGGGGATGGCAATTTGACCCATATCTTTACAAAGTGGGGCGGCCATTTTCAGATGGCCCGAAAGGTGTGTGAGTGGAAAGCCCTGTTGAAGCCCGAGGATAGTTTTTTACAAACCCATCAATCTCATATTGTGAATACTCAACATATCCGTAGGGTTTACGATGAGGATGGAATGGTTGTGGAGTTGGTGAATGGCGAGGCCATCCCAGTTTCCAGAAAATTCAGGGGCGAGGTCATGAGCAGATTGCTTGAAAACCCTCCCCGGCTTTCGGACACCTGA
- a CDS encoding M13 family metallopeptidase — MIRSFAVCLSALLLLLAAACQPAPPEAQSQEAPPGLDLSLMDTSANPALDFYRFANGRWLDQAEIPADEDSWGAFDELGKKTSKKVLAILESTIEGGGFDPKTDQGKAVLFYQTAMDTAYLDELGLKPIEAELRKIEAIASLKELEAYLIESAPLQSNAFFSFTALPSLSNSSINAGFFNEGALGLPGKEYYVKDDEETLRLQGEYKAFVSRVLQLAGAKEQAAQQEAEAIFSLEKRLAEAQLDKIQKRNPLLMNNPRARADIAALTPSFNWNAYFQATGLGTIDTFIVMQPAYIKSLEGVLSQEPMDKLKSYTRWTLLNSALPYLSRDFEQANFDFYKGVLGGVEEMSPRWERVLNTTNFSIGEALGKLYVDAYFPPEAKAVAEELVSNLKDAYAGRIRKLEWMSDSTKTKALEKLANLRVKIGYPDEWKDYSKLEVSGKENGGSYAGNMMNVSRWAWERKIKKVGQPVDKGEWFMAPQVVNAYYHPLYNEVVFPAAILQPPYYNYQADPAVNYGGIGAVIGHEISHGFDDQGSRYDAKGNLKNWWTEEDRTRFEARTQRLVEQFNAYEPLPGLFVNGEFTLGENIGDLGGLNVAYDGLQKHLKEHGNPGLIDGFTQDQRFFLNWATAWRSKYRDEAMKKQVKTNVHAPGRYRAIGPIVNMPAFYLAFNIGEDSPLYRQDSVRVVIW; from the coding sequence ATGATAAGATCATTCGCCGTTTGCTTGTCGGCTCTATTGTTATTGTTGGCCGCAGCCTGCCAACCGGCTCCTCCCGAAGCCCAAAGCCAGGAAGCCCCTCCCGGCCTCGACCTCTCCCTGATGGATACCAGCGCTAACCCTGCCCTGGATTTCTACCGCTTTGCGAACGGCCGCTGGCTGGACCAGGCGGAGATACCCGCTGACGAAGACAGCTGGGGCGCTTTTGACGAGCTGGGCAAAAAGACCAGCAAAAAGGTGCTCGCTATCCTGGAATCTACCATTGAAGGAGGCGGTTTCGACCCGAAAACCGACCAGGGGAAGGCTGTCCTGTTTTACCAAACCGCTATGGACACCGCCTATCTGGACGAGTTGGGACTGAAACCGATCGAGGCGGAACTTCGGAAAATAGAAGCCATTGCCAGCCTCAAAGAACTCGAAGCTTACCTCATCGAATCGGCTCCCCTGCAGTCCAATGCCTTTTTTTCCTTCACTGCCCTTCCCAGCCTCAGCAACAGCTCCATCAACGCCGGCTTCTTCAACGAAGGCGCCCTGGGCCTGCCCGGAAAAGAATACTACGTCAAAGACGACGAGGAAACCCTGCGCCTCCAGGGGGAATACAAGGCTTTTGTGAGCCGGGTGCTGCAATTGGCAGGCGCCAAAGAGCAAGCTGCCCAACAGGAAGCGGAAGCTATTTTCAGTTTGGAAAAGCGCCTGGCTGAGGCGCAACTGGACAAAATCCAGAAGCGCAACCCCTTGTTGATGAACAACCCCAGAGCGCGGGCAGACATTGCTGCCCTGACTCCTTCTTTTAACTGGAATGCCTACTTCCAGGCCACTGGGCTGGGAACCATCGACACCTTTATCGTCATGCAGCCCGCATACATTAAATCTCTGGAAGGCGTTCTATCCCAGGAGCCCATGGACAAGCTGAAATCTTATACCAGATGGACCCTGCTCAACAGCGCCCTGCCCTACCTCAGCCGGGATTTTGAACAGGCCAACTTCGACTTCTACAAAGGCGTTCTGGGTGGTGTCGAAGAGATGTCGCCACGCTGGGAGCGGGTGCTGAACACCACCAACTTCAGCATCGGCGAGGCCCTGGGCAAGCTCTACGTCGACGCCTATTTCCCGCCGGAAGCCAAAGCGGTGGCAGAAGAACTGGTGAGCAACCTAAAAGATGCCTACGCCGGGCGCATCCGGAAACTGGAATGGATGTCGGACAGCACCAAAACCAAAGCGCTGGAAAAACTGGCCAACCTCCGCGTCAAGATCGGCTACCCGGATGAGTGGAAGGACTATTCGAAATTAGAGGTGAGCGGCAAAGAAAACGGCGGCTCCTACGCCGGCAACATGATGAACGTCTCCCGCTGGGCCTGGGAACGGAAAATAAAAAAAGTAGGCCAGCCCGTAGACAAGGGCGAGTGGTTTATGGCCCCGCAGGTGGTCAATGCCTACTACCATCCCCTCTACAATGAGGTCGTCTTCCCCGCCGCCATCCTCCAGCCGCCCTATTACAACTACCAGGCGGATCCGGCCGTCAACTACGGCGGCATCGGCGCGGTAATCGGCCATGAAATCTCCCATGGATTCGACGACCAGGGCAGCCGCTACGACGCCAAAGGCAACCTCAAAAACTGGTGGACGGAAGAGGACAGAACCCGCTTCGAAGCCCGCACCCAACGGCTGGTGGAACAGTTCAACGCCTACGAGCCCCTGCCCGGCCTGTTCGTCAACGGCGAGTTTACCCTCGGCGAGAACATCGGCGACCTGGGCGGCCTCAATGTAGCCTATGACGGCTTGCAAAAACACCTGAAAGAGCACGGCAACCCGGGCCTGATCGACGGCTTCACCCAGGATCAGCGGTTCTTCCTCAACTGGGCTACCGCCTGGCGCAGCAAATACCGCGACGAAGCTATGAAAAAACAGGTCAAGACCAACGTCCATGCGCCGGGGCGATACCGGGCGATCGGCCCCATCGTCAATATGCCCGCTTTCTACCTGGCCTTCAACATCGGAGAAGACAGCCCGCTGTACCGGCAGGATAGCGTTAGGGTGGTGATCTGGTAA
- a CDS encoding peptidase has protein sequence MISPYIDDILATPILLPPAPFQGSSREGRPISAFQFGGGPFGISLIAGCHADEPAGPRLLRHLVSFLCQLDKSHPLLKGFNWWIVPHANPDGEAANRRWHNETDACYSLPRYLQHAVRELPGDDMEYGFPIEGQANPLRPENAFIYDLWKKAGQPFRLHASLHSMAFSFGPWFLIDPDWAERSDIIQEQCKNKARELGYSLNDIDRSGEKGFHRISEGFCTRPNSQAMQAFFLERNDPKTAGLFHPSSMESIRSLHSGCLTLVSEMPFSLIPNESRSMDWPNPDYEKWQRLMGGWKMELLSGKKREEEVLQEANHLGLRPMPVADQMRLQWELVKSGVRQVGANQRM, from the coding sequence ATGATCAGCCCTTATATTGACGATATACTGGCTACGCCCATCCTGCTTCCGCCTGCCCCCTTTCAGGGCAGCAGCCGGGAGGGTCGGCCCATTTCAGCCTTCCAATTCGGCGGCGGGCCGTTCGGGATCAGCCTCATCGCCGGATGCCATGCCGATGAGCCGGCGGGGCCGCGTTTGCTGCGCCACCTGGTGTCTTTCCTCTGCCAACTGGACAAAAGCCATCCATTGTTGAAAGGCTTCAACTGGTGGATCGTGCCCCACGCCAATCCGGATGGGGAAGCAGCCAACCGGCGGTGGCACAACGAAACGGATGCCTGTTACAGCCTGCCCCGCTACCTCCAACACGCCGTCCGGGAGTTGCCCGGCGACGATATGGAGTACGGTTTCCCTATTGAAGGGCAGGCCAATCCGCTGCGCCCGGAAAATGCCTTCATTTATGATCTATGGAAAAAGGCCGGGCAGCCCTTCCGCCTCCACGCCTCCCTGCACAGCATGGCCTTTTCTTTCGGCCCCTGGTTCCTGATCGACCCGGATTGGGCGGAACGTTCCGATATCATTCAGGAGCAGTGCAAGAACAAGGCTCGCGAACTGGGTTATTCCCTCAACGACATCGACCGCAGCGGCGAAAAAGGCTTTCACCGCATCAGCGAGGGCTTCTGCACCCGCCCCAACTCACAAGCCATGCAAGCCTTCTTTCTGGAACGGAACGACCCCAAAACGGCGGGGCTCTTCCATCCCAGTTCCATGGAAAGCATCCGCAGCCTGCACAGCGGCTGCCTGACGCTGGTTTCGGAAATGCCTTTTTCCCTCATCCCCAACGAATCCCGAAGCATGGATTGGCCCAACCCGGACTATGAGAAATGGCAGCGGCTGATGGGCGGGTGGAAAATGGAATTGCTCTCTGGCAAAAAAAGGGAGGAAGAGGTGTTGCAGGAGGCCAACCACCTGGGCCTGCGCCCCATGCCGGTGGCCGATCAGATGCGGTTGCAATGGGAATTGGTAAAGTCGGGAGTGCGGCAGGTGGGAGCAAACCAAAGAATGTAG